One segment of Cynocephalus volans isolate mCynVol1 chromosome 8, mCynVol1.pri, whole genome shotgun sequence DNA contains the following:
- the RFX5 gene encoding DNA-binding protein RFX5 — MAEDEPYAKSPKARGRPPPGGVEAGEPTTLLQRLQGTISKAVQNKVEGILQDVQKFSDNDKLYLYLQLPAGPSTGDKSSEPSTLSNEEYMYAYRWIRNHLEEHTDTCLPKQSVYDAYRKYCESLACCRPLSTANFGKIIREIFPDIKARRLGGRGQSKYCYSGIRRKTLVSMPPLPGLDLKGSESPEMGPEVTPAPRDELVEAACALTCDWAERILKRSFSSIVEVARFLLQQHLISARSAHAHVLKAMGLAEEDEHAPRERSSKSKNGVENVEGGAHKKPERLAQPPKELEARAGAGLPARGERKKNVVESSAPAANNPQVNALVARLPLLLPRAPRSLIPPIPVSPPILAPKLSSGALKVATLPLSSRAGGPQAAVPIINMILPTVPALPGPGPGRASPGGLTQPRGTGNREVGIAGDPGPHDKCVKRTAEVPVSEASGQDPPAKAAKQDIEDGANDAKRKRGRPRKKSGGSGERNSTPEKSATAMDSAQQSSRLPWETWGSGEESNSDGRSERPGPMGEAEKRAVLAQGQEDGAVSKGGRGPGSRHAKEAEDKIPLVTPKVSVIRGSRSQKEALQLVKGEIDTAAQGNKDLKGHVLQSSLSREHKDPKATPP; from the exons ATGGCAGAAGATGAGCCCTATGCTAAGAGCCCCAAGGCCAGGGGCAGGCCCCCCCCAGGTGGTGTTGAGGCTGGGGAACCTACCACCCTTCTTCAAAGGCTCCAAGGTACCATTTC CAAGGCCGTGCAGAACAAAGTAGAGGGAATCCTG CAAGATGTACAGAAATTCTCAGACAACGACAAGCTATATCTCTACCTTCAGCTCCCCGCAGGACCCAGCACTGGAGACAAAAG CTCAGAGCCGAGTACACTCAGCAATGAGGAGTATATGTATGCCTATAGGTGGATCCGCAACCACCTAGAAGAGCACACTGACACCTGTCTGCCAAAGCAAAGTGTTTATGATGCCTATCG GAAGTACTGTGAGAGTCTTGCCTGTTGCCGCCCACTCAGCACAGCCAACTTTGGTAAAATCATCAGAGAGATCTTCCCTGACATCAAGGCCCGAAGGCTTGGTGGCCGGGGCCAGTCCAA GTATTGCTACAGTGGCATACGAAGGAAGACCTTGGTATCTATGCCACCCCTGCCTGGACTTGACCTAAAGGGTTCTGAGAGT CCAGAAATGGGCCCAGAAGTAACCCCAGCACCTCGAGATGAACTTGTAGAGGCAGCCTGCGCCCTGACCTGTGATTGGGCAGAGCGAATCCTGAAACGGTCCTTCAGTTCCATTGTTGAGGTCGCCCGCTTCCTACTACAGCAGCATCTCATCTCTGCCCGATCTGCACATGCCCATGTGCTTAAGGCCATGGGGCTTGCTG AAGAGGATGAACATGCCCCTCGGGAACGGTCATCTAAATCCAAGAATGGTGTAGAGAACGTAGAGGGTGGAGCCCATAAGAAACCAGAGAGACTGGCCCAG CCTCCTAAGGAGCTGGAAGCCCGGGCTGGGGCTGGCCTTCCAGCACGTGGAGAGCGGAAGAAGAATGTAGTCGAGAGCTCGGCCCCGGCAGCCAATAACCCACAGGTTAATGCCCTAGTGGCCCGGCTGCCTCTGCTGCTTCCCCGGGCCCCTCGCTCACTTATTCCGCCAATCCCAGTCTCTCCACCCATCCTGGCCCCCAAGCTTTCTTCAGGTGCCCTGAAAGTGGCTACACTGCCTCTGTCCAGTAGGGCTGGGGGACCCCAAGCAGCTGTTCCCATCATTAACATGATCTTACCAACTGTTCCTGCTTTGCCTGGACCTGGGCCTGGGCGAGCTTCACCTGGGGGACTCACTCAGCCCCGGGGCACGGGGAACAGGGAGGTAGGCATAGCTGGTGACCCAGGACCCCATGACAAGTGTGTCAAGAGGACAGCTGAAGTACCTGTGAGTGAGGCCAGTGGGCAGGACCCACCAGCTAAAGCAGCAAAGCAGGATATAGAGGATGGAGCAAATGATGCCAAAAGAAAACGGGGGCGCCCTCGAAAAAAGTCAGGTGGAAGTGGGGAAAGGAATTCTACCCCTGAGAAGTCAGCAACTGCCATGGACTCTGCCCAGCAGTCCTCAAGGTTACCATGGGAGACATGGGGCTCTGGAGAGGAAAGCAACTCAGATGGAAGGTCAGAGAGGCCAGGGCCAATGGGAGAGGCTGAGAAGAGGGCAGTGCTTGCCCAAGGTCAGGAAGATGGTGCTGTTTCCAAAGGAGGAAGGGGCCCCGGTTCCCGGCATGCCAAAGAAGCAGAAGATAAAATTCCTCTTGTCACTCCAAAAGTGAGTGTCATCAGGGGCAGTAGAAGCCAAAAGGAGGCTCTTCAGTTggtaaagggagagatagacactgCAGCACAGGGTAATAAAGACTTAAAGGGGCATGTGCTTCAAAGTTCCTTATCCCGTGAGCATAAAGACCCCAAAGCAACACCCCCGTAA